Part of the Polaribacter sp. Hel1_33_78 genome is shown below.
TTTTTATAAAAAAACTATATAAAATATAAAGATACGATGAAGGGAGGTGCCAACATATGTTAATTATACCAATAAAAGAAGGAGAGAATATCGATAGAGCTTTAAAACGCTATAAGAGAAAATTCGATAGAACCAAGACAATGAAGAACTTGCGTAACAGAAAAAATTTTACGAAGCCATCTGTAGCGAATAGAGCTCAAAGAATTAAAGCCTCTTACGTTCAACGTTTAAGAACGCAAGAAGAAGTAGGTTAGAAGTAACTTATTTTAAATAAAACAAATCTCGTAT
Proteins encoded:
- the rpsU gene encoding 30S ribosomal protein S21; this translates as MLIIPIKEGENIDRALKRYKRKFDRTKTMKNLRNRKNFTKPSVANRAQRIKASYVQRLRTQEEVG